The Polynucleobacter sp. TSB-Sco08W16 genome includes a region encoding these proteins:
- a CDS encoding cell division protein ZipA C-terminal FtsZ-binding domain-containing protein, which translates to MYVEQIMTMLGLSDLQFALAAIGLLILIAVAILNFKYSRARRKAKEQSQSAMDERFAREPSFGQGFADAGERAEPSFGEPLSSATSTSEKFVIDPRIDCVITLRFDESISGAEILAEISAWNDLHVKPSARWICEGLNADQDAAEDWEELKPESTYSELQLAIQLASRRGAIGVLELSDFCSRVQALADTLGSQIDMPSVNTMLESAKELDVMAADSDIQLSINVLFDESCPWGNFDALMRQRGFKLARNGRQYEFHSNGKSIFNSADLDPNKPVTQLTLLLEVPLVPQDDRAFERMLGEGVEIAQAANGRLVDDNGINLSEAAVISIRQHLDVLYANLERYGIPAGSSTASRLFS; encoded by the coding sequence GTGTACGTAGAACAAATCATGACGATGCTGGGCCTGTCTGATTTGCAATTCGCTTTGGCTGCAATTGGGTTGTTGATCTTGATTGCAGTAGCAATCTTGAATTTCAAATACTCACGCGCTCGTCGTAAGGCAAAAGAGCAGAGCCAATCTGCTATGGATGAGCGTTTTGCTCGTGAGCCCAGTTTTGGGCAGGGTTTTGCAGATGCTGGCGAACGTGCAGAGCCTAGTTTTGGTGAACCATTATCGAGCGCTACAAGCACTTCCGAAAAATTTGTGATTGATCCTCGTATTGATTGCGTCATAACACTCCGGTTTGATGAGAGTATCAGTGGTGCAGAAATCTTGGCAGAGATTTCTGCTTGGAATGATCTACACGTAAAGCCATCTGCAAGGTGGATATGCGAAGGCTTAAATGCTGACCAAGATGCCGCTGAAGACTGGGAAGAGTTAAAGCCAGAATCAACTTATTCCGAGCTCCAGCTTGCCATTCAGTTAGCTAGCCGTCGCGGTGCTATTGGGGTTTTAGAGTTATCTGACTTTTGCTCTCGCGTACAAGCGCTTGCTGATACCTTGGGCTCTCAAATAGACATGCCTAGTGTTAACACTATGCTGGAAAGTGCCAAAGAGTTAGATGTGATGGCGGCAGATAGCGATATTCAGTTGAGTATCAACGTGCTGTTTGATGAGTCTTGCCCTTGGGGCAATTTTGATGCCTTAATGCGTCAACGCGGATTCAAATTGGCTCGTAACGGTAGGCAATATGAGTTTCATAGCAACGGTAAATCCATCTTTAATAGCGCTGACTTAGATCCCAATAAGCCTGTTACTCAACTCACACTACTTCTAGAAGTTCCCTTGGTGCCCCAAGATGATCGCGCCTTTGAAAGAATGTTGGGTGAAGGTGTTGAGATTGCTCAGGCCGCCAATGGCCGCTTGGTTGATGACAATGGCATTAATTTAAGTGAGGCAGCAGTCATTAGTATTCGTCAGCACTTGGATGTGCTCTATGCCAATCTTGAGAGATACGGCATTCCAGCGGGCTCTTCAACAGCCAGCAGACTATTTAGCTAA
- the smc gene encoding chromosome segregation protein SMC, which yields MQLKSIKLSGFKSFVDPTHFEMPGQLIGVVGPNGCGKSNIIDAVRWVLGESRASELRGESMQDVIFNGSGLRKPSGRASVELIFDNTEGRAQGQWGAFTELGIKRVLTRDGNSSYYVNNQVVRRKDIQDIFLGTGMGPRGYAIIGQGTINRILESKPEELRVFLEEAAGVSKYKERRKETASRLEDTVENLTRVEDILRELDQQLTRLEKQATVAERHAELSTLMKSQQQLLWFVRQTEAGKEQERHANGIRDTQVGLEEQTAKLRHAEAELETMRTQQYALQDKVSEAQGELYQTNSDVSQVESQIHYVQEARQRLQQQTQDLQAQLQRWTVQETDAAQAQRTAEYELSEASEKEQTLLASLSGLQDQMPGCEETYQTASRDLNQARETLATIEQRLASLGERIRAMSAQSDELKGREARLTGELDAMRRPDAEALQMAVDRHAMAQRKVEEAKQRAGETQQRVPAADEARNTAQQKIQAANQDLAQTEAKLTALTALQASVQAQGKIGPWLESKGLKESKRLWQELKVESGWEAALESVLRERLAAVTAKSVQETLALANDAPPSRLAILLTEEITPAHTTVPADFTPLLSRVQSAGAPRLTSVLQEWLDNIYIATSLEDALHRREKLPAGGAFVTQQGHLVSRVGVQLYAADSEQAGMLARAQEMESLEKQLRAQKLMQSELQGELDQCVANYQAAHQAAEQARINAEQTVQEAHGFEVERMQLTQAEEQYSQRAAQIQGELSELRQQGEQLSLTQGQANEELAQSEESKQGFQEALATAQEKLELSTQERDRLRESLRVAEMAAQEAAFATRSLQQRIADLQRDQSTARTQIMEIQDKHDLATKELETLSDEEAQDKLQGLLLARSAREAALANARTEQDALLHQLREADEARMQVERSLQPMRDKVVDLQLREQAARLNFEQFATLLADAEADLIALEANFSPDLKVGALQTEVNRLSTEIQSLGPVNMAALDELSSSRERKQFLDAQSADLNEAMQTLTDAIAKIDAETRDLLQGTFDQVNSHFGKLFPELFGGGHAELVMTGEEILDSGVQVMAQPPGKKNSSIYLLSGGEKALTAIALVFSLFLLNPAPFCLLDEVDAPLDDANTLRYAQLVAKMSDKTQFLFISHNKITMEIANQLIGVTMQEQGVSRIVAVDISSAVSMVEAA from the coding sequence GTGCAACTGAAATCCATCAAACTTTCCGGCTTTAAGTCTTTCGTTGACCCAACCCATTTTGAAATGCCTGGCCAATTAATTGGTGTTGTAGGCCCTAACGGTTGCGGAAAGTCGAACATTATTGATGCTGTCCGTTGGGTTTTGGGTGAATCCCGCGCGAGTGAATTACGCGGTGAATCTATGCAGGACGTTATTTTTAATGGTTCTGGATTACGTAAGCCTTCTGGCCGTGCTAGCGTGGAACTCATTTTTGACAATACAGAAGGACGCGCTCAAGGACAGTGGGGCGCTTTTACAGAATTAGGTATTAAACGCGTTTTAACTCGTGATGGAAATTCGAGTTACTACGTTAATAATCAAGTTGTTCGTCGAAAAGATATTCAAGATATTTTCTTGGGTACCGGTATGGGTCCAAGAGGCTACGCCATTATTGGTCAAGGTACGATCAATCGCATCCTGGAATCAAAGCCGGAAGAATTGCGTGTGTTCTTGGAAGAAGCGGCTGGAGTTTCCAAATACAAAGAACGTCGCAAAGAAACTGCCTCTCGTTTAGAAGACACTGTTGAAAACTTAACGCGTGTTGAAGATATCTTGCGAGAGCTGGACCAACAGCTCACTCGCTTAGAAAAACAAGCTACTGTTGCCGAGCGACATGCAGAGCTTTCAACGCTGATGAAATCGCAGCAACAGCTACTTTGGTTTGTACGTCAAACTGAGGCTGGTAAAGAGCAAGAGCGCCATGCTAATGGTATTCGGGACACTCAGGTAGGGCTTGAAGAGCAGACCGCTAAGCTACGCCACGCTGAGGCTGAGCTTGAGACTATGCGTACTCAGCAATATGCATTGCAAGATAAGGTATCTGAAGCGCAAGGCGAGCTTTATCAGACGAACTCTGATGTCAGTCAAGTAGAGTCACAGATTCATTATGTGCAAGAAGCGCGTCAACGCCTGCAACAACAAACCCAAGATTTACAAGCACAGTTGCAACGTTGGACTGTGCAAGAAACAGATGCTGCTCAGGCACAACGAACTGCCGAATATGAGTTAAGCGAAGCTTCTGAAAAAGAACAGACTTTATTGGCGAGCTTAAGTGGTTTGCAAGACCAAATGCCAGGCTGTGAAGAAACTTATCAAACTGCCTCACGAGATTTGAATCAAGCGCGCGAGACATTGGCAACGATTGAACAGCGTCTTGCTAGTTTGGGTGAGCGTATACGTGCCATGTCAGCTCAATCTGATGAACTCAAAGGGCGCGAAGCGCGCTTGACGGGTGAGTTAGATGCAATGCGTAGACCCGATGCGGAAGCTTTGCAAATGGCGGTTGATCGTCATGCCATGGCACAACGTAAAGTGGAAGAAGCAAAGCAGCGTGCTGGTGAAACGCAACAACGTGTGCCTGCTGCTGATGAGGCTCGCAACACTGCTCAACAAAAAATTCAGGCTGCCAATCAAGATTTGGCACAGACTGAGGCAAAGTTAACTGCTTTAACTGCGTTGCAGGCAAGCGTACAGGCCCAAGGCAAAATTGGTCCTTGGCTAGAAAGTAAAGGCCTCAAAGAAAGTAAGCGTCTCTGGCAAGAACTTAAGGTGGAGAGTGGCTGGGAAGCTGCTCTAGAGTCAGTCTTGCGTGAACGCCTGGCTGCAGTTACCGCAAAGAGCGTCCAAGAAACATTGGCATTAGCCAATGATGCGCCTCCAAGCCGATTAGCTATTTTGCTGACAGAAGAGATTACTCCTGCACACACTACAGTCCCAGCAGATTTCACGCCTTTACTGAGTCGCGTTCAAAGCGCTGGTGCACCAAGACTCACTTCAGTGCTGCAAGAGTGGTTAGACAATATTTATATTGCTACTAGTTTGGAAGATGCATTGCATCGTCGTGAAAAATTACCAGCAGGCGGTGCGTTTGTAACTCAACAAGGTCATTTAGTTAGTCGTGTTGGTGTTCAGCTATATGCCGCCGATTCTGAGCAAGCAGGTATGTTGGCTCGCGCTCAAGAGATGGAAAGTCTCGAGAAGCAGTTGCGTGCTCAAAAACTGATGCAAAGTGAATTACAAGGTGAGTTGGATCAATGCGTTGCTAACTATCAAGCGGCGCATCAAGCAGCAGAACAAGCCCGCATCAACGCTGAGCAAACTGTTCAAGAAGCGCATGGTTTTGAAGTTGAAAGAATGCAGTTGACGCAAGCTGAAGAGCAGTACAGTCAACGCGCTGCACAAATTCAGGGTGAGTTAAGTGAGCTGCGCCAGCAAGGGGAGCAGCTAAGCCTGACTCAAGGGCAGGCTAATGAAGAGTTGGCGCAATCGGAAGAGTCTAAACAAGGCTTCCAAGAAGCACTGGCAACCGCTCAAGAAAAATTAGAACTCTCGACCCAAGAACGAGATCGTTTACGTGAATCATTACGGGTTGCTGAGATGGCTGCGCAAGAGGCAGCTTTTGCAACCCGCTCATTGCAACAGCGCATTGCTGACTTGCAGCGTGATCAAAGTACAGCTCGCACACAGATCATGGAGATTCAAGATAAACATGATCTAGCTACTAAAGAGCTCGAAACTTTAAGTGACGAAGAGGCGCAAGATAAGTTACAAGGTCTTTTACTTGCTCGTAGTGCTCGTGAGGCTGCTTTGGCAAATGCCCGTACTGAGCAAGACGCCTTATTGCATCAATTGCGTGAAGCGGATGAAGCGCGTATGCAGGTAGAGCGCAGCTTACAGCCTATGCGTGACAAGGTAGTGGATTTGCAGCTCCGTGAACAAGCGGCTCGTTTAAATTTCGAACAATTTGCTACTTTATTGGCGGATGCAGAAGCAGACTTAATCGCTTTGGAAGCGAATTTTAGTCCTGACCTCAAAGTAGGCGCCTTGCAAACCGAAGTCAATCGTTTGAGTACAGAAATCCAGTCTTTAGGTCCAGTAAATATGGCCGCGCTTGATGAATTGTCTAGCTCACGTGAGCGTAAACAATTCTTGGATGCCCAATCCGCTGACTTGAATGAAGCAATGCAGACTTTGACTGACGCTATTGCGAAGATCGATGCCGAGACTCGCGATTTGTTGCAAGGCACCTTTGATCAAGTAAACAGCCACTTTGGCAAACTGTTCCCTGAGCTGTTTGGTGGTGGCCATGCAGAATTGGTGATGACTGGTGAAGAGATTTTGGACTCCGGTGTACAAGTGATGGCTCAACCTCCAGGCAAGAAAAATAGCAGCATTTACTTGCTCTCAGGTGGTGAAAAAGCATTGACTGCTATTGCTCTGGTCTTCTCACTCTTCCTCTTGAACCCAGCCCCATTCTGTTTATTAGATGAGGTAGATGCGCCATTAGACGATGCAAATACCTTGCGCTATGCTCAGCTAGTTGCCAAAATGTCAGATAAGACACAGTTTTTGTTTATCTCGCACAACAAGATTACTATGGAAATCGCTAATCAACTGATTGGTGTCACGATGCAAGAGCAAGGCGTATCCCGCATTGTTGCTGTGGATATCTCTTCAGCCGTCTCAATGGTGGAGGCCGCCTAA
- the dapD gene encoding 2,3,4,5-tetrahydropyridine-2,6-dicarboxylate N-succinyltransferase, with product MSQSPQSIIEQAWENRADLSPNSAPADIREAVNAVLEGLNAGSIRVAERRDVGKWEVNQWVKKAVLLSFRLEDNKPMGAGGYTQFYDKVPSKFESYTAADFAAGGFRVVPPAMARRGSFIGKNAVLMPSYVNIGAYVGEGTMVDTWATVGSCAQIGKNVHLSGGVGIGGVLEPIQAGPVIIEDNCFIGARSEVVEGVVIEENAVLSMGVYIGQSTKIYDRETGEVHYGRVPAGSVVVPGSLPSACGKYSLYAAIIVKKVDAQTRAKTAINELLRD from the coding sequence ATGAGCCAATCACCACAAAGCATCATCGAACAAGCCTGGGAAAACCGCGCCGACCTCTCACCTAATAGCGCTCCAGCGGACATCCGCGAGGCTGTAAATGCCGTCCTAGAAGGCCTAAATGCAGGCTCCATCCGCGTTGCCGAACGCCGCGATGTCGGCAAGTGGGAAGTAAATCAATGGGTTAAGAAAGCCGTTTTGCTCTCTTTCCGCCTAGAAGACAACAAACCTATGGGTGCTGGTGGGTATACCCAGTTCTACGACAAGGTTCCTAGTAAGTTTGAAAGCTACACGGCAGCAGATTTTGCTGCCGGTGGCTTCCGTGTAGTTCCTCCTGCAATGGCCCGCCGCGGCTCATTTATTGGCAAAAATGCCGTTTTAATGCCCTCTTACGTCAATATTGGCGCTTACGTCGGCGAAGGAACCATGGTCGATACTTGGGCTACCGTTGGCTCTTGTGCCCAAATTGGTAAGAACGTACACCTTTCTGGTGGCGTTGGGATTGGTGGTGTTTTGGAGCCAATTCAGGCTGGTCCTGTGATTATTGAAGACAACTGCTTTATTGGCGCCCGTTCTGAGGTCGTCGAAGGGGTTGTTATTGAAGAAAATGCTGTTCTCTCCATGGGCGTCTATATTGGTCAAAGTACCAAAATTTATGACCGAGAGACTGGCGAAGTACATTACGGTCGCGTTCCTGCAGGCTCAGTAGTGGTTCCAGGCTCCCTACCTTCCGCTTGTGGCAAATACAGTTTGTATGCAGCCATCATCGTGAAGAAGGTGGATGCTCAAACCAGGGCTAAGACGGCCATCAACGAACTTCTCCGCGACTAA
- the dapE gene encoding succinyl-diaminopimelate desuccinylase, with amino-acid sequence MSATLELTEALISCHSVTPADGGCQDLIAKRLQAIGFHTESVVSGPDHFQVTNLWAIKKGKAGDQGKVLVFAGHTDVVPTGPLEKWTSNPFAPTIRDGMLYGRGAADMKTSLAGFVVATEEFVTAHPDHEGSIAFLITSDEEGPANDGTVIMCERLQKHGQRLDYCVIGEPTSVDQLGDMIKNGRRGSLSGKLKVKGIQAHIAYPHLGKNPIHLSAPAITALVETEWDKGNEYFQPTSFQISNVHAGTGANNVIPGELVVDFNFRFSTESKPEQLRERLETILKNAGLDFEIDWVLGGSPFITGDGDLAGALRKAIKSETQVDTVLSTTGGTSDGRFIAKVCKEVVEFGPLNATSHKIDECVIVDDVEPLKNIYRKTLEQLIA; translated from the coding sequence ATGAGCGCCACTCTCGAGCTAACTGAAGCTCTCATCTCCTGCCATTCTGTTACGCCAGCTGATGGTGGCTGCCAAGATTTGATTGCAAAGCGTCTTCAAGCGATCGGCTTTCATACCGAGAGTGTTGTGAGTGGACCCGATCACTTTCAAGTGACTAACTTGTGGGCAATTAAAAAGGGGAAGGCAGGCGATCAAGGCAAGGTACTCGTGTTTGCTGGTCATACTGATGTCGTACCAACAGGACCATTGGAAAAGTGGACGAGCAATCCATTCGCTCCTACTATTCGTGACGGCATGCTTTATGGCCGTGGTGCTGCGGATATGAAAACCTCTTTAGCAGGTTTTGTTGTAGCTACCGAAGAGTTTGTCACCGCCCATCCTGATCACGAGGGATCAATCGCTTTTTTAATTACGAGCGATGAAGAAGGCCCCGCCAATGATGGCACTGTCATTATGTGTGAGCGTCTACAAAAGCATGGTCAGCGCCTAGATTATTGTGTGATCGGCGAGCCAACTTCGGTTGATCAACTAGGCGACATGATTAAGAATGGTCGTCGCGGCTCTTTATCCGGCAAGCTCAAAGTTAAAGGTATTCAGGCGCATATTGCCTACCCTCACTTGGGCAAGAATCCAATTCACCTTTCCGCTCCAGCGATTACCGCTTTAGTAGAAACTGAGTGGGATAAAGGTAATGAGTATTTTCAGCCGACAAGCTTTCAAATCTCTAACGTTCATGCAGGCACTGGTGCAAACAATGTCATTCCCGGTGAATTGGTGGTCGATTTCAATTTCCGTTTTTCAACTGAGAGCAAACCAGAGCAGCTGCGCGAACGTCTTGAAACTATCCTCAAAAATGCTGGCTTAGATTTTGAAATCGATTGGGTCTTAGGTGGTAGTCCCTTTATCACTGGCGATGGCGATCTTGCGGGCGCACTGCGCAAGGCGATCAAATCAGAAACTCAAGTAGATACCGTGCTATCGACCACTGGTGGAACAAGTGATGGACGCTTTATTGCCAAAGTCTGCAAAGAGGTTGTAGAGTTTGGCCCACTCAATGCCACTAGCCACAAAATCGACGAGTGTGTGATTGTGGATGATGTTGAGCCCCTCAAAAATATTTATCGCAAAACGCTTGAGCAACTGATTGCTTAA
- the prmB gene encoding 50S ribosomal protein L3 N(5)-glutamine methyltransferase translates to MDPEPSPALTVNQCIDQIAQKLEAANLHYGHGAIDAQSEALWIASKQIDLSPAEALEHLEQTLSSDQYQKALAVTEERIASRKPLAYILGEAWLMGVPFFCSEQSIVPRSWIAELIVDGSLEPWLPADGKALDLCTGNGSLAILLALSCPDIHVSACDISMPALSVAARNLDRHGLNSQVELLDGDLWDALPEPNEDNLFDLIICNPPYVNSTSMNALPAEYHAEPVLALAGGDDGMDLIRRIIAQAPDYLSERGAILIEIGNEYENFKKAFPQIPAIWMEVSAGEEQVLLIQAEDLR, encoded by the coding sequence ATGGACCCTGAGCCTTCTCCAGCCCTTACAGTTAATCAGTGCATTGATCAGATCGCACAGAAATTAGAAGCAGCAAATTTGCATTATGGGCATGGGGCCATCGACGCGCAAAGCGAAGCCTTGTGGATTGCGAGTAAACAAATTGATCTTAGCCCTGCGGAAGCCTTAGAGCATCTAGAGCAAACACTCTCCAGTGATCAATATCAAAAAGCCCTGGCGGTTACCGAAGAAAGAATTGCCTCCCGTAAACCCCTCGCCTATATCTTGGGCGAAGCATGGCTAATGGGTGTGCCATTCTTTTGCAGCGAACAAAGTATTGTTCCGCGCTCTTGGATTGCAGAGCTCATTGTGGATGGCTCACTTGAGCCATGGCTTCCAGCAGATGGCAAAGCCCTAGACCTATGTACTGGCAACGGCTCCCTTGCAATCTTGCTTGCACTCTCTTGTCCAGATATTCATGTGAGCGCTTGCGATATCAGCATGCCAGCCCTCTCCGTTGCAGCACGCAACCTTGATCGTCACGGCTTGAACTCCCAAGTAGAACTTTTGGATGGTGATCTTTGGGATGCCCTGCCTGAGCCCAATGAAGATAATCTATTCGACCTCATTATTTGTAACCCACCGTATGTAAATTCCACGTCGATGAATGCACTTCCGGCTGAATATCATGCTGAGCCAGTCCTTGCTCTAGCAGGCGGTGATGATGGCATGGATCTCATTCGGAGAATCATAGCCCAAGCCCCTGACTATCTTTCAGAGCGTGGCGCCATTTTGATTGAAATTGGTAATGAGTATGAGAACTTCAAAAAGGCCTTCCCACAAATTCCGGCAATCTGGATGGAAGTTTCTGCCGGCGAAGAGCAAGTACTTTTAATACAGGCCGAAGACCTGAGATAG
- the radA gene encoding DNA repair protein RadA, translating to MAKVKTVYICQSCGGTSAKWQGQCPSCQAWNTMEEGLPETTSNARFQGLAQSLPRQKLSAITAEDLPRFSTGVEEFDRVLGGGLVPGGVVLLGGDPGIGKSTLLLQALAEMSASGMNVLYSSGEESAAQIALRAKRIALNAPQLEVLAEIQLEKLISIMDTVKPQVLVVDSIQTLYSEVLSSAPGSVAQVRECAAQLTRAAKSSGICVLMVGHVTKDGHLAGPRVLEHIVDTVLYFEGDTHSSFRLVRSIKNRFGAVNELGVFAMTEKGLRGVTNPSAIFLSQHEQMVPGACVLVTQEGSRPLLVEIQALVDTAHVPNPRRLAVGLEQARLAMLLAVLHRHAGVACFDQDVFLNAVGGVKISEPAADLAVLLAIQSSIRNRALPKELIVFGEVGLAGEIRPCPRGQERLKEAAKLGFTVAIIPKANMPKSKIPGLKVIPVERIDQAIAAAAELS from the coding sequence TTGGCTAAAGTCAAAACGGTTTATATCTGCCAATCTTGTGGCGGCACCTCTGCAAAATGGCAGGGCCAGTGCCCATCTTGTCAGGCTTGGAACACGATGGAAGAGGGTTTACCAGAGACGACCTCGAATGCGCGTTTTCAAGGGTTGGCTCAATCATTGCCAAGACAAAAACTATCCGCTATTACTGCGGAGGATTTGCCGCGATTCAGTACTGGCGTAGAAGAGTTCGATCGAGTATTGGGTGGTGGCTTAGTTCCAGGTGGCGTGGTACTGCTGGGCGGTGATCCTGGTATCGGTAAGTCAACACTCTTACTGCAAGCGCTTGCAGAGATGAGCGCTTCCGGTATGAATGTGCTCTATAGCAGCGGGGAAGAATCTGCGGCACAAATTGCTCTGCGTGCAAAACGTATTGCATTGAATGCACCCCAACTCGAAGTGTTGGCAGAAATTCAGTTGGAGAAACTGATCTCCATTATGGATACCGTAAAGCCACAAGTATTGGTGGTGGACTCTATACAAACTCTCTACTCCGAGGTACTTAGTTCGGCTCCTGGCTCTGTAGCGCAAGTCAGGGAGTGCGCTGCTCAATTAACAAGAGCGGCTAAATCTAGCGGCATCTGTGTATTAATGGTGGGTCATGTCACCAAAGATGGGCACTTAGCTGGACCACGTGTTTTGGAGCATATTGTTGATACCGTGTTGTACTTCGAGGGTGATACGCACTCCTCGTTTCGCTTGGTACGATCCATTAAGAATCGCTTTGGCGCAGTCAATGAGCTTGGTGTATTTGCGATGACTGAAAAAGGTCTTCGTGGCGTCACCAATCCATCTGCAATTTTCTTATCTCAACACGAGCAGATGGTTCCTGGGGCATGTGTCCTAGTGACACAAGAGGGCAGTAGACCGCTCTTGGTTGAAATTCAGGCGCTGGTCGATACAGCGCATGTTCCTAACCCACGTCGTTTGGCAGTTGGTTTGGAGCAAGCGCGTCTAGCAATGCTCTTGGCAGTACTGCATCGCCATGCTGGGGTGGCTTGCTTTGATCAAGACGTGTTCTTAAATGCGGTGGGTGGCGTGAAGATTTCTGAGCCGGCAGCTGACTTGGCTGTGCTCTTAGCTATTCAATCATCGATTCGTAATCGTGCACTCCCTAAAGAGCTCATTGTGTTTGGTGAGGTTGGATTGGCTGGGGAAATACGTCCATGCCCACGTGGTCAAGAGCGCTTAAAAGAGGCCGCAAAACTTGGATTTACTGTGGCGATCATTCCAAAAGCGAATATGCCTAAGTCTAAAATTCCAGGCTTAAAAGTCATTCCAGTAGAGCGCATTGATCAAGCCATCGCAGCGGCGGCCGAGCTCAGTTAA
- a CDS encoding potassium transporter Kup — MSVSNPEFSQSEILRPVDIQGSDHHQKGGLATLALGAIGIVFGDIGTSPLYALKVCFDPQNGIPMTPDSIFGVISMIFWSFILVVSLKYLLFVMRANNHGEGGILSLMALALRTAKTNSKRSIVIMIVGVLGACLFYGDAVITPAISVLSAIEGTTVVSDSFIPYVLPITIGILLCLFLFEKKGTSVVGALFGPVMLVWFASLALMGFNQIQDAPQIIAALNPIHAFKFMTQDAGIAFAVTGSIFLVLTGAEALYADMGHFGIRPIKYGWFLLVMPCLLINYFGQGAMLLAHPETVANPFFMMVPESYTFALVVLATLATVIASQACISGAYSMTSEAILLGFLPRMKIAFTSDKEKGQIYVPFINWVLCFVVIGIVLAFKKSENLANAYGVAVSTTMLLTTLLAAVVMKALWKWNSILVAIIISCFLIIDVGFFTANLVKLLEGGWFPVAIASICFLLMMTWYQGRQIVRKRVLDEGIRLDTFITSLLQNPPHRVEGTAIFLTAHVDYLPVSFLHNLKHNHILHDRVFFLKCSIWDVPYVNDDQRLTLKELGPNIYVVRAVYGFKETPDANQILALLESQFDLKFDLMNTSFFLSKDTIVPTSLPGMAIWRERLFAWMYQNAGRQSDFFKIPANRLVELGAKVEI; from the coding sequence ATGTCAGTTAGCAATCCTGAATTTTCACAATCAGAAATATTACGCCCTGTTGATATACAAGGTTCAGATCATCATCAGAAAGGTGGCTTGGCGACATTGGCACTTGGCGCAATTGGTATTGTGTTCGGCGATATTGGCACTAGTCCGCTCTATGCTTTAAAGGTTTGCTTTGATCCTCAAAACGGCATTCCGATGACACCCGACTCCATCTTTGGTGTCATCTCTATGATTTTTTGGTCATTTATTTTGGTGGTATCGCTTAAGTATTTATTGTTTGTGATGCGGGCAAATAACCATGGCGAGGGTGGCATTCTGTCTCTCATGGCGCTGGCTTTGCGAACTGCTAAGACTAACTCCAAGCGATCCATTGTGATCATGATCGTTGGTGTTTTAGGCGCCTGTCTTTTTTATGGCGATGCCGTCATTACGCCTGCTATTTCTGTTCTCTCTGCCATTGAGGGCACCACAGTGGTCTCTGATAGTTTTATCCCCTACGTACTTCCCATCACGATTGGGATTTTGTTGTGCCTATTTTTATTCGAGAAAAAAGGGACTTCAGTAGTAGGTGCGCTATTTGGTCCCGTCATGTTGGTTTGGTTTGCTTCCCTGGCTTTGATGGGCTTTAATCAAATTCAGGATGCACCGCAAATTATTGCTGCTTTAAATCCGATTCATGCATTTAAATTCATGACGCAGGATGCAGGGATTGCTTTTGCAGTCACCGGATCGATCTTTTTGGTTCTTACCGGCGCTGAGGCTTTGTATGCTGATATGGGGCACTTTGGCATTCGCCCAATCAAGTACGGCTGGTTCTTATTGGTGATGCCTTGTTTGCTGATTAATTACTTTGGTCAAGGAGCAATGCTCTTAGCTCACCCGGAGACAGTTGCAAACCCATTTTTTATGATGGTTCCAGAATCCTATACTTTTGCATTAGTTGTATTGGCAACCCTGGCTACAGTCATTGCCTCTCAGGCCTGTATCTCTGGGGCTTATTCGATGACAAGTGAAGCTATTTTGCTTGGCTTTTTGCCGCGCATGAAGATCGCATTCACTTCAGATAAAGAAAAAGGGCAGATTTATGTTCCCTTTATTAATTGGGTACTTTGTTTTGTTGTGATTGGTATTGTTTTGGCTTTCAAGAAGTCAGAAAACTTGGCGAATGCCTATGGTGTCGCAGTATCAACCACAATGCTCCTGACCACTTTGTTGGCTGCGGTAGTGATGAAGGCCTTATGGAAATGGAATTCCATTTTGGTAGCCATCATTATCAGCTGCTTCTTGATCATTGATGTTGGCTTCTTCACTGCTAATCTTGTCAAGTTGCTTGAGGGTGGTTGGTTCCCAGTAGCAATTGCTTCGATCTGCTTCTTGTTAATGATGACTTGGTACCAGGGCCGTCAAATTGTTCGCAAACGCGTGCTCGACGAGGGGATTCGACTCGATACTTTTATCACCAGCTTATTACAGAATCCGCCACATCGTGTTGAGGGTACTGCTATTTTCCTCACTGCCCATGTGGACTACCTTCCAGTCTCTTTTTTACATAACCTCAAACATAACCATATCCTGCATGATCGAGTCTTTTTCCTCAAGTGCAGCATTTGGGACGTGCCTTATGTAAATGATGACCAAAGGCTTACTCTGAAAGAGTTGGGTCCAAATATTTATGTGGTGCGCGCAGTTTACGGATTTAAAGAAACTCCAGATGCCAATCAAATTTTGGCCTTGCTTGAAAGTCAGTTTGATTTGAAATTTGATTTGATGAACACTTCCTTCTTTCTTTCAAAAGACACGATTGTTCCCACTAGCTTGCCTGGTATGGCTATTTGGCGTGAGCGCTTGTTTGCTTGGATGTACCAAAATGCGGGTCGTCAATCCGATTTCTTCAAAATTCCAGCGAACCGTTTGGTTGAGTTGGGTGCCAAGGTGGAAATTTGA